One Oryza brachyantha chromosome 3, ObraRS2, whole genome shotgun sequence DNA segment encodes these proteins:
- the LOC102717054 gene encoding splicing factor SF3a60 homolog — translation MASTVLEATRAKHEDMERLERLAVRELQREPANARDRLYQSHRVRHMLDLVISTSGKLVEIYEDKDNARKDEISNHLSSPVQAEIFPKFYDRLKEIRDYHRRNPSARFVSATDDFEELLKEEPAIEFTGEEAFGRYLDLHELYNEFINSKFGTPMEYSAYVGTFSHVEKITQSLKTSRQYREYLEHILEYLTSFLYRTEPLQDIEKIFAKLENEFEEQWTNGEVPGWENKDPEKESAQESVIDLDYYTTVEELVELGPEKLKEALAARGLKSGGTVQQRAERLFLLKHTPLEQLDRKHFAKGSHSSASNATSNGSTLKDNLKKEIALMEVKTRRLCELLDEVIVRTKENAEKKLTLTYEEMEAEREEEEVQADSESDDEDQQIYNPLKLPMGWDGKPIPYWLYKLHGLGQEFKCEICGNHSYWGRRAYERHFKEWRHQHGMRCLGIPNTKNFNEITSIQEAKELWEKIQQRQGLNKWRPDLEEEYEDQEGNIYNKKTYTDLQRQGLI, via the exons atGGCGTCGACGGTGCTGGAGGCGACGCGGGCGAAGCACGAGGACATGGAGAGGCTGGAGCGGCTGGCGGTGCGGGAGCTGCAGCGGGAGCCCGCCAACGCGCGCGACCGCCTCTACCAGTCCCACCGCGTGCGCCACATGCTCGACCTCGTCATCTCCACCTCCGGCAAACTC GTGGAAATCTACGAGGACAAGGATAATGCTAGGAAAGATGAGATCTCCAATCATCTTAGCTCCCCAGTGCAAGCTGAAATCTTCCCCAAGTTTTATGATAGGCTCAAAGAG ATCCGTGATTACCACAGGCGCAATCCTTCCGCCCGTTTTGTTAGTGCAACTGATGATTTTGAAGAGCTACTAAAGGAAGAGCCGGCCATTGAATTCACTGGAGAG gAAGCTTTTGGCCGGTATCTGGACTTGCATGAGCTGTACAATGAGTTCATAAATTCCAAGTTTGGAACTCCAATGGAATACTCGGCATATGTTGGCACCTTTTCTCATGTGGAGAAGATCACACAAAGTCTTAAAACCTCCAG GCAATACAGAGAATACTTGGAGCATATTTTGGAGTATCTGACATCATTTCTCTATCGCACAGAACCATTGCAAGACATTGAGAAGATTTTTGCAAAG TTGGAAAACGAGTTTGAAGAACAATGGACCAATGGTGAAGTGCCTGGATGGGAAAACAAGGACCCAGAGAAAGAATCTGCACAAGAGTCTGTAATAGACCTTGATTATTATACCACTGTTGAAGAGCTTGTTGAGCTTGGCCCAGAAAAGTTGAAAGAG GCTTTAGCTGCCCGTGGATTAAAAAGTGGTGGTACAGTTCAACAACGTGCTGAGCGTCTTTTCTTGTTGAAG CACACACCCTTGGAACAGTTGGATCGTAAGCATTTTGCTAAAGGTTCACACAGTTCTGCCTCCAATGCAACTTCTAATGGTAGCACTTTAAAGGATAATTTGAAGAAGGAAATTGCTTTAATGGAAGTAAAGACGAGGCGCCTTTGTGAGCTACTAGATGAG GTCATTGTacgaacaaaagaaaatgcagAGAAGAAACTGACTCTGACATATGAAGAAATGGAAGCAGAACGGGAAGAG GAAGAGGTACAAGCTGATAGTGAAAGTGATGATGAAGACCAACAAATCTACAATCCTCTTAAGTTGCCGATGGGTTGGGACGGCAAACCTATACCATATTGGCTATATAAGCTCCATGGTCTTGGTCAG GAATTCAAATGTGAGATATGTGGAAACCACAGCTACTGGGGACGGAGGGCTTACGAGCGGCATTTCAAGGAGTGGCGCCACCAGCATGGGATGCGCTGTCTTGGAATTCCTAATACTAAGAACTTCAATGAAATTACATCCATCCAG GAGGCAAAAGAACTCTGGGAGAAAATTCAACAACGACAGGGGCTGAACAAGTGGCGGCCAGACCTGGAGGAAGAGTACGAAGATCAGGAGGGCAACATCTATAACAAGAAGACCTACACTGATCTGCAGCGCCAGGGCCTGATTTAG